The following proteins are co-located in the [Pasteurella] mairii genome:
- the rpsC gene encoding 30S ribosomal protein S3, producing MGQKVHPHGIRLGIVKPWSSTWFANTQDFADNLEGDFKVRKFLNKELANASVSRITIERPAKSIRVTIHTARPGIVIGKKGEDVEKLRNAVANIAGVPAQINIAEVKKPELDAKLVADSIASQLERRVMFRRAMKRAVQNAMRLGAKGIKVEVSGRLGGAEIARSEWYREGRVPLHTLRADIDYNTAEAHTTYGVIGVKVWIFKGEILGGMAAIAQQPEQQPAAPKKAPRGKGRK from the coding sequence ATGGGTCAAAAAGTACATCCACATGGTATTCGCCTAGGTATTGTTAAGCCTTGGAGCTCTACTTGGTTCGCGAATACACAAGATTTCGCTGATAATTTAGAGGGCGATTTCAAAGTACGTAAATTCTTAAATAAAGAATTGGCGAATGCTTCCGTGTCACGCATCACTATTGAGCGTCCGGCAAAAAGTATTCGTGTCACAATTCACACAGCTCGTCCAGGTATCGTTATCGGTAAAAAAGGCGAAGATGTTGAAAAATTACGTAACGCAGTAGCAAATATTGCAGGCGTTCCGGCTCAAATCAACATTGCTGAAGTGAAAAAACCTGAATTAGATGCAAAATTAGTTGCAGATAGTATCGCTTCTCAATTAGAGCGTCGTGTTATGTTCCGTCGTGCGATGAAACGCGCGGTACAAAATGCAATGCGCTTAGGTGCTAAAGGTATCAAAGTTGAAGTAAGCGGTCGTTTAGGTGGTGCAGAGATTGCACGTTCTGAGTGGTATCGTGAAGGTCGTGTACCTCTACATACATTACGTGCGGACATCGATTATAACACTGCTGAAGCTCATACTACTTACGGCGTTATCGGCGTTAAAGTATGGATCTTCAAAGGTGAAATTCTTGGTGGAATGGCTGCAATTGCACAACAACCGGAACAACAACCTGCCGCGCCTAAAAAGGCACCACGCGGTAAAGGTCGTAAATAA
- the rpmC gene encoding 50S ribosomal protein L29: MKAQELRTKTVEELNAELVNLLGEQFKLRMQAATGQLQQTHQLKQVRRSIAQVKTVLTEKAGE, encoded by the coding sequence ATGAAAGCTCAAGAACTACGTACAAAAACTGTTGAAGAGCTGAATGCTGAATTGGTTAACTTGTTAGGTGAGCAATTCAAATTGCGTATGCAAGCAGCCACCGGTCAGCTTCAACAAACCCATCAGTTAAAACAAGTGCGTCGCAGTATTGCACAAGTGAAAACTGTATTAACCGAGAAGGCGGGTGAGTAA
- the rpsJ gene encoding 30S ribosomal protein S10 has translation MQNQRIRIRLKAFDHRLIDQSTAEIVETAKRTGAQVRGPIPLPTRKERFTVLISPHVNKDARDQYEIRTHKRLVDIVEPTEKTVDALMRLDLAAGVDVQISLG, from the coding sequence ATGCAGAACCAAAGAATCCGTATCCGTTTAAAAGCATTTGATCATCGTTTAATTGATCAATCTACAGCGGAGATCGTAGAAACAGCTAAACGTACTGGCGCGCAAGTTCGTGGTCCGATTCCTTTACCGACTCGTAAAGAACGTTTTACCGTGTTGATTTCTCCACACGTGAATAAAGACGCTCGTGACCAATATGAAATTCGTACTCACAAACGTTTAGTAGATATCGTAGAGCCAACAGAAAAAACTGTTGATGCATTAATGCGTTTAGATTTGGCTGCCGGCGTTGACGTGCAGATCAGCCTAGGTTAA
- the rpsQ gene encoding 30S ribosomal protein S17, translating into MTDKIRTVQGKVVSDKMDKSFVVAIERKVKHPLYGKFIRRTTKLHVHDENNEAKLGDVVEIRECRPLSKTKSHTLVRVVEKAVA; encoded by the coding sequence ATGACTGATAAAATTCGTACCGTGCAAGGTAAAGTTGTTAGTGACAAAATGGATAAATCTTTTGTTGTTGCTATTGAACGTAAGGTTAAACACCCACTTTATGGTAAGTTTATCCGTCGTACAACTAAATTACATGTACACGATGAAAACAACGAAGCGAAATTAGGTGATGTTGTTGAAATTAGAGAGTGTCGTCCACTTTCTAAAACTAAATCTCACACTTTAGTTCGCGTTGTTGAAAAAGCAGTAGCTTAA
- the rplB gene encoding 50S ribosomal protein L2 codes for MAIVKCKPTSAGRRHVVKIVNPELHKGKPYAPLLDTKSKTGGRNNLGRITTRHIGGGHKQHYRLIDFKRNKLDIPAVVERLEYDPNRSANIALVLYKDGERRYILAPKGLSAGDQIQAGVNAPIKVGNSLPMRNIPVGTTVHNVELKPGKGGQIARSAGAYVQIIAREGNYVTLRLRSGEMRKVLSECAATIGEVGNSEHMLRVLGKAGASRWRGIRPTVRGTAMNPVDHPHGGGEGRNFGKHPVTPWGVQTKGKKTRHNKRTDKFIVRRRGK; via the coding sequence ATGGCTATCGTTAAATGTAAGCCGACCTCCGCTGGTCGTCGTCACGTTGTTAAAATCGTAAACCCTGAATTACATAAGGGTAAACCTTACGCACCATTGCTAGATACTAAATCTAAAACTGGTGGTCGTAATAATTTAGGACGTATCACTACTCGTCATATCGGTGGTGGTCATAAACAACATTACCGTTTAATCGATTTCAAACGTAACAAGTTAGATATCCCAGCGGTGGTTGAGCGTCTTGAATATGATCCAAATCGTTCTGCAAATATCGCTTTAGTGCTTTATAAAGATGGTGAACGTCGTTATATTTTAGCACCTAAAGGTTTAAGCGCAGGCGATCAAATCCAAGCTGGTGTGAATGCGCCAATTAAAGTTGGTAACTCATTACCAATGCGTAATATCCCAGTTGGTACAACTGTGCATAACGTTGAATTAAAACCAGGTAAAGGCGGTCAAATCGCTCGTTCTGCCGGTGCGTATGTACAAATTATCGCTCGTGAAGGTAATTATGTGACTTTACGTCTTCGTTCAGGCGAGATGCGTAAAGTATTATCTGAGTGCGCTGCTACTATCGGGGAAGTGGGTAACTCAGAGCATATGCTTCGCGTACTTGGTAAAGCAGGTGCAAGCCGTTGGAGAGGTATTCGCCCAACTGTTCGTGGTACTGCAATGAACCCAGTTGACCACCCACACGGTGGTGGTGAAGGTCGTAACTTCGGTAAACACCCTGTTACACCTTGGGGCGTTCAAACCAAAGGTAAGAAAACTCGTCACAACAAACGTACTGATAAATTTATCGTACGTCGTCGTGGCAAATAA
- the rplP gene encoding 50S ribosomal protein L16 gives MLQPKRTKFRKVHKGRNRGIAGGTEVSFGTFGLKAVGRGRLTARQIESARRAMTRAVKRQGKIWIRVFPDKPITEKPLEVRMGKGKGNVEYWVALIQPGKVLYEMDGVSEEIARNAFALAAAKLPIKTTFVTKTVM, from the coding sequence ATGTTGCAACCAAAACGTACAAAATTCCGTAAAGTCCACAAAGGTCGTAACCGTGGTATTGCTGGTGGTACAGAAGTGAGCTTCGGTACTTTCGGTTTAAAAGCAGTTGGTCGTGGTCGTTTAACCGCACGTCAAATTGAATCTGCGCGTCGTGCGATGACGCGTGCAGTTAAACGTCAAGGTAAAATCTGGATCCGTGTATTTCCAGATAAACCAATTACTGAAAAACCATTAGAAGTTCGTATGGGTAAAGGGAAAGGTAACGTTGAGTACTGGGTAGCCTTAATCCAGCCGGGCAAAGTCCTTTATGAAATGGATGGTGTGTCTGAAGAAATCGCAAGAAACGCATTTGCATTAGCAGCGGCGAAATTGCCAATCAAGACCACTTTCGTAACTAAAACGGTGATGTAA
- the rplW gene encoding 50S ribosomal protein L23, protein MIQQERLLKVLKAPHVSEKATNNAEKSNTIVFKVALDANKVEVANAVEQLFEVKVDSVRTVVVKGKTKRHGAKTGRRSDWKKAYVTLQEGQSLDFIEGAAE, encoded by the coding sequence ATGATTCAACAAGAACGTTTGCTAAAAGTGTTAAAAGCACCACATGTCTCTGAAAAAGCAACAAATAACGCTGAGAAGTCAAACACTATCGTTTTCAAAGTGGCTTTAGATGCAAATAAAGTTGAAGTTGCCAATGCAGTTGAGCAATTATTTGAAGTGAAAGTGGATTCTGTTCGTACTGTGGTTGTTAAAGGTAAAACTAAACGTCATGGTGCTAAAACAGGTCGTCGCAGTGACTGGAAAAAAGCTTATGTAACTCTTCAAGAAGGTCAATCACTTGACTTCATTGAAGGTGCGGCAGAGTAA
- the ribB gene encoding 3,4-dihydroxy-2-butanone 4-phosphate synthase gives MNQSVLAPFGNSEQRVKNALEAFKQGNGILVLDDEDRENEGDLIFPAETITPEQMAMLIRYGSGIVCLCITDELCKQLDLPPMVQDNTSTNKTAFTVTIEAAKGVTTGVSASDRVTTIRAAIADSAKPEDLHRPGHVFPLRAQTEGVLVRRGHTEASIDLARLAGYKPAGVICEITNDNGSMARAPEIVAFAQKFGYPVVTIEDLVAYRLKYSV, from the coding sequence ATGAATCAGTCAGTATTAGCGCCTTTCGGCAATTCAGAACAACGGGTTAAAAATGCACTTGAAGCCTTCAAACAAGGAAATGGCATTTTAGTGTTGGATGATGAAGATCGCGAAAACGAAGGGGATCTTATTTTTCCGGCAGAAACGATTACGCCGGAACAAATGGCAATGTTAATCCGTTATGGTAGCGGGATTGTATGTCTTTGTATTACAGATGAGTTATGTAAGCAATTGGATTTACCGCCCATGGTGCAGGATAATACCAGCACTAATAAAACCGCATTTACCGTGACTATTGAGGCGGCAAAAGGTGTGACTACCGGCGTTTCTGCGTCTGATCGCGTGACCACTATTCGTGCCGCTATTGCGGATAGCGCGAAACCGGAGGATTTACATAGACCGGGACACGTATTTCCATTAAGAGCACAAACTGAAGGCGTTCTTGTTCGTCGCGGTCATACCGAAGCATCTATCGATCTTGCCCGCCTCGCTGGCTACAAACCTGCAGGCGTTATTTGTGAAATTACTAACGACAATGGCTCCATGGCACGTGCTCCGGAAATCGTTGCGTTTGCCCAAAAATTTGGCTATCCCGTTGTTACTATCGAAGATTTAGTGGCATATCGTTTGAAATATTCGGTTTGA
- the metJ gene encoding Met repressor translates to MAEWDGKYISPYAEHGKKSEQVKKITVSIPIKVLEILTNERTRRQIRNLRHATNSELLCEAFLHAFTGQPLPTDEDLLKERSDEIPEQAKALMRELGVNPETWEY, encoded by the coding sequence ATGGCGGAGTGGGACGGTAAATATATTAGCCCTTATGCGGAGCATGGGAAGAAAAGTGAGCAAGTCAAAAAAATTACGGTGTCGATTCCGATTAAAGTATTAGAAATTTTGACTAATGAGCGGACGCGTCGGCAAATTCGTAATTTGCGCCATGCGACGAATAGCGAGTTGTTGTGTGAGGCGTTTTTACATGCTTTTACCGGTCAGCCTTTGCCAACAGATGAGGACTTGTTAAAAGAGCGTAGTGATGAAATTCCGGAGCAGGCGAAAGCGCTGATGCGCGAATTGGGCGTTAATCCGGAAACGTGGGAATATTAG
- the rpsS gene encoding 30S ribosomal protein S19, with product MPRSLKKGPFLDLHLLKKVEKAVESGDKKPIKTWSRRSMIIPSMIGLTIAVHNGRQHVPVYVSDEMIGHKLGEFAPTRTYRGHAADKKAKK from the coding sequence ATGCCACGTTCTCTCAAGAAGGGTCCATTCCTTGACCTACACTTGTTGAAGAAGGTAGAGAAGGCGGTGGAAAGCGGGGATAAAAAACCAATTAAAACTTGGTCCCGTCGTTCAATGATCATTCCATCAATGATTGGATTGACCATCGCAGTCCATAATGGTCGTCAGCACGTTCCTGTTTATGTTTCTGATGAAATGATCGGTCATAAATTAGGTGAATTTGCACCGACTCGTACTTACCGCGGTCACGCTGCGGATAAGAAAGCTAAGAAGTAA
- the yqiC gene encoding Uncharacterized protein conserved in bacteria: MLNPKKIEQIIQQIQDTLPQGIKELGQDAEAKLKQTLQAQLSKLDLVTREEFDVQTQVLLRTREKLADLEKRLEQYLAQAENKQTGN; the protein is encoded by the coding sequence ATGCTTAACCCAAAAAAAATTGAACAAATCATTCAACAAATCCAAGATACCTTACCACAGGGTATCAAAGAATTAGGGCAAGATGCTGAAGCAAAATTAAAGCAAACGTTACAAGCGCAATTATCCAAATTGGATTTAGTCACTCGCGAAGAGTTTGATGTACAAACACAAGTGTTGCTACGTACCCGAGAAAAATTGGCAGACCTAGAAAAACGCCTAGAACAATACCTTGCCCAAGCAGAAAATAAACAAACTGGGAATTGA
- the rplD gene encoding 50S ribosomal protein L4, translating into MELQVVGANALTVSETTFGREFNEALIHQVVVAYAAGARQGSRAQKTRAEVSGSGKKPWRQKGTGRARSGDIKSPIWRSGGVTFAAKPQDHSQKVNKKMYRGAIKSILSELVRQDRLVVVEKFEIDAPKTKVLVQKLKDMALTDALIITASLDENLFLAARNLYKVDVRDVQGIDPVSLIAFDKVVVTVDAVKQIEEMLA; encoded by the coding sequence ATGGAATTACAAGTTGTAGGTGCAAACGCACTCACTGTTTCTGAAACTACCTTCGGACGTGAGTTTAACGAAGCGTTGATCCATCAAGTAGTTGTTGCTTATGCAGCAGGTGCTCGTCAAGGTTCTCGCGCGCAAAAAACTCGTGCTGAAGTGTCTGGTTCAGGCAAAAAACCTTGGCGTCAAAAAGGTACAGGTCGTGCGCGTTCTGGTGATATTAAGTCGCCAATTTGGCGTTCAGGTGGCGTAACTTTTGCAGCAAAACCACAAGATCACAGCCAAAAAGTGAACAAAAAAATGTACCGTGGTGCGATTAAAAGCATTCTTTCTGAATTAGTTCGTCAAGACCGTTTGGTTGTGGTGGAAAAATTCGAAATTGATGCACCAAAAACAAAAGTATTAGTACAAAAATTAAAAGATATGGCGTTAACTGACGCGCTTATCATCACTGCAAGTTTAGATGAGAATCTATTCTTAGCGGCACGTAACTTATATAAAGTTGATGTACGTGATGTGCAAGGTATCGATCCGGTAAGCTTAATTGCTTTCGATAAAGTGGTTGTTACTGTTGATGCAGTGAAACAAATTGAGGAGATGTTAGCATGA
- the rplC gene encoding 50S ribosomal protein L3, giving the protein MIGLVGRKVGMTRIFNEDGVSIPVTVIEIEANRVTQVKTLENDGYTAIQVTTGSKKASRVTKPEAGHFVKAGVEAGRGLWEFRTEGEEFTLGQEINVDIFTDVKKVDVTGTSKGKGFQGGVKRWNFRTQDATHGNSLSHRVLGSIGQNQTPGRVFKGKKMAGHLGAERVTVQSLEVVRVDAERKLLLVKGSVPGATNSDVIVKPAVKA; this is encoded by the coding sequence ATGATTGGTTTAGTCGGTCGTAAAGTTGGTATGACTCGTATCTTCAATGAAGATGGCGTGTCTATTCCAGTTACCGTTATCGAAATCGAAGCCAACCGCGTCACTCAAGTTAAAACTCTTGAAAACGATGGCTATACTGCAATTCAAGTTACTACTGGCTCGAAAAAAGCAAGTCGTGTAACTAAGCCTGAAGCAGGTCATTTCGTGAAAGCAGGTGTTGAAGCTGGTCGCGGTTTATGGGAATTTCGTACTGAAGGTGAAGAATTCACTTTAGGTCAAGAAATTAACGTTGACATCTTTACTGATGTTAAAAAAGTGGATGTTACCGGTACTTCTAAAGGTAAAGGTTTCCAAGGTGGTGTTAAACGTTGGAATTTCCGTACTCAAGATGCTACCCATGGTAACTCTTTATCACATCGTGTGCTTGGTTCTATTGGTCAAAACCAAACTCCAGGTCGTGTGTTTAAAGGTAAAAAAATGGCAGGTCACTTAGGTGCTGAACGTGTAACTGTTCAATCCCTTGAAGTGGTTCGTGTAGATGCTGAGCGTAAATTATTATTAGTGAAAGGTTCTGTACCTGGTGCAACTAATAGTGATGTTATTGTTAAACCAGCAGTTAAAGCATAA
- the araA gene encoding L-arabinose isomerase has product MEFIKKLEVWFVVGSQHLYGEEALKQVQQHAQQVTQYLNQQRPFVQIKLKELATTPDDILRLCQAANNTDVCIGIMAWMHTFSPAKMWIAGLSQLTKPLLQFHTQFYPTIPWNEIDMNYMNLHQTAHGDREFGFLTARLRKPKTILVGHWQSESVRQKLDRWMRVSTAIYDQKHLKIARFGDNMREVAVTEGDKVEAQIKFGYSVNGYGVYQLAEYINQVSEQDAQQLVAEYEKSYQLVDCLKENGEKRTALLDSAKIELGLKTFLEEGGFHAFTDTFENLNGLKQLPGLAVQRLMQQGYGFGAEGDWKTAALVRALKVMSYGLTKGTSFMEDYTYNLDEQNELVLGAHMLEVCPSIAEDKPLLDIQPLGIGGKEDPTRLIFSSKCGNAINTTIVDMGNRFRMIVADLEAVEKPQAMPKLPVGHAFWKLKPNFDIGTQAWVLAGGAHHSVFSLDIDAEMLQMFAEYLDIEFLHIHAETKLSDFKNQLRWNEMAYK; this is encoded by the coding sequence ATGGAGTTTATCAAAAAATTAGAAGTGTGGTTCGTGGTTGGTAGCCAACATCTCTATGGAGAGGAAGCGCTAAAACAAGTCCAACAACATGCACAACAAGTCACGCAATATCTAAACCAACAACGCCCTTTTGTACAAATAAAATTAAAAGAATTAGCAACAACACCAGATGATATTTTACGTTTATGCCAAGCTGCCAATAATACGGATGTTTGTATCGGTATAATGGCTTGGATGCATACTTTTTCACCAGCAAAAATGTGGATTGCCGGCTTATCACAATTAACCAAACCTCTCTTACAATTCCATACGCAATTTTATCCAACAATTCCTTGGAATGAAATTGATATGAATTACATGAACTTACACCAAACTGCCCACGGTGATCGTGAATTCGGTTTTCTTACCGCAAGGCTACGTAAACCTAAAACTATCCTAGTAGGACATTGGCAAAGTGAAAGCGTAAGACAAAAACTGGATCGTTGGATGCGCGTAAGCACGGCTATTTACGATCAAAAACACTTAAAAATTGCGCGATTTGGTGACAATATGCGTGAAGTCGCTGTTACTGAAGGCGATAAAGTTGAAGCACAAATTAAATTTGGCTACAGTGTCAACGGATATGGTGTTTATCAATTAGCAGAATACATCAATCAAGTATCCGAACAAGATGCACAACAATTGGTCGCAGAATATGAAAAAAGCTATCAATTAGTCGATTGTCTTAAAGAAAATGGCGAAAAACGTACCGCACTTTTAGACAGTGCCAAGATTGAACTCGGTTTAAAAACTTTTTTAGAAGAAGGCGGTTTTCATGCCTTCACCGATACCTTTGAAAATCTTAATGGATTAAAGCAATTGCCGGGGTTAGCTGTACAGCGTTTGATGCAACAAGGTTATGGTTTTGGTGCAGAAGGTGATTGGAAAACCGCCGCCTTAGTCCGAGCATTGAAAGTAATGAGTTATGGTCTAACAAAAGGAACTTCTTTTATGGAAGACTACACCTACAATCTAGATGAACAAAACGAATTAGTGCTAGGCGCACATATGTTAGAAGTTTGTCCCTCAATTGCCGAAGATAAACCGTTACTTGATATTCAACCACTTGGTATTGGAGGAAAAGAAGATCCTACTCGCCTGATTTTCAGCTCAAAATGTGGCAACGCTATTAATACCACAATTGTCGATATGGGAAATCGATTTAGAATGATCGTTGCTGATTTAGAAGCGGTAGAAAAACCACAAGCTATGCCTAAATTACCCGTAGGCCACGCCTTTTGGAAATTAAAGCCAAATTTTGATATCGGCACACAGGCTTGGGTACTTGCCGGCGGTGCACATCACAGTGTGTTTAGCTTGGATATTGACGCCGAAATGCTACAGATGTTCGCCGAATACCTAGATATTGAATTTTTACATATTCATGCAGAAACCAAATTAAGCGATTTCAAAAACCAATTACGTTGGAATGAAATGGCTTATAAATAA
- the rplV gene encoding 50S ribosomal protein L22 yields METIAKHRYARTSAQKARLVADLVRGKKVAQALEILTYTNKKAAALVKKVLESAIANAEHNDGADIDDLKVAKIFVDEGPSMKRVMPRAKGRADRILKRTSHITVVVSDR; encoded by the coding sequence ATGGAAACTATTGCAAAACATCGTTACGCTCGCACTTCAGCACAAAAAGCTCGCTTAGTGGCGGATTTAGTCCGTGGTAAAAAAGTAGCTCAAGCGTTAGAAATTTTAACTTACACCAACAAAAAAGCAGCAGCTTTGGTGAAAAAAGTGCTTGAGTCTGCGATTGCTAATGCTGAGCATAATGACGGTGCAGATATCGATGATCTTAAAGTTGCGAAGATCTTTGTAGATGAAGGTCCAAGCATGAAACGTGTAATGCCACGTGCTAAAGGTCGCGCAGATCGCATTTTAAAACGTACAAGCCACATCACTGTGGTTGTGTCAGATCGTTAA
- the nadR gene encoding transcriptional regulator NadR has translation MSAFAYLQQKRKQLNLKVNDVCQQANITRAYFNQLVSGKIKNPSATKLKALHKVLQIVEQEDKKVGVIFGKFYPVHTGHINMIYEAFSKVDEIHVIVCSDTDRDLKLFYDSKMKRMPTEQDRLRWMQQIFKYQQDKIFIHHLIEDGLPSYPNGWEAWAERVKILFKEKNFNPTIVFSSEIQDKAPYEKYLNLEVELVDPERRFFNVSATKIRNNPFHYWKFIPKEVRPFFAKTIAILGGESSGKSVLINKLSSVFNTTSAWEYGREFVFEKLGGDEQAMQYSDYPQMALGHQRYIDYAVRHATKVAFVDTDFITTQAFCIQYEGKAHPFLDSMIKEYPFDVTILLNNNTKWVNDGLRRLGNAKQRQRFQGLLKKLLDKHNIPYIEIESPSYLERYNQVKAIVEKILNEEELPELHTEHKIEE, from the coding sequence ATGTCAGCTTTTGCTTACTTGCAACAAAAACGCAAACAATTAAATTTAAAAGTCAATGATGTTTGCCAACAAGCGAATATTACACGCGCGTATTTTAACCAATTAGTGAGTGGAAAAATTAAAAATCCAAGCGCAACAAAACTAAAAGCCTTACATAAAGTACTACAAATCGTCGAACAAGAAGACAAAAAAGTTGGCGTAATTTTTGGTAAATTTTATCCGGTGCATACCGGTCATATCAACATGATTTATGAAGCATTCAGTAAAGTGGACGAAATTCATGTGATCGTATGTAGCGATACAGATCGGGATTTAAAACTGTTTTATGACAGCAAAATGAAACGTATGCCGACCGAACAAGATCGCCTGCGCTGGATGCAACAAATATTTAAATATCAACAAGATAAAATCTTTATTCATCATCTTATCGAAGATGGTTTACCAAGCTACCCGAACGGTTGGGAAGCCTGGGCAGAACGGGTTAAAATCTTATTTAAAGAGAAAAACTTTAATCCCACCATTGTTTTCAGCAGTGAAATTCAAGATAAAGCACCTTACGAAAAATACCTAAACCTTGAAGTAGAGTTAGTGGATCCTGAACGACGCTTTTTCAATGTATCAGCAACCAAAATTCGCAATAACCCGTTTCATTACTGGAAATTTATTCCAAAAGAAGTGCGCCCGTTCTTCGCTAAAACCATTGCCATTTTAGGCGGTGAAAGCAGCGGCAAATCGGTATTGATCAACAAATTATCCAGTGTATTCAACACCACGTCGGCGTGGGAATATGGACGCGAATTCGTCTTTGAAAAATTAGGTGGTGATGAACAAGCCATGCAATATTCCGATTATCCACAAATGGCATTGGGTCACCAGCGATACATTGATTACGCAGTGCGCCATGCCACTAAAGTCGCATTTGTCGATACCGATTTCATCACTACACAAGCCTTTTGCATACAATATGAAGGGAAAGCGCATCCGTTTCTGGATTCAATGATTAAAGAATATCCATTTGATGTCACCATTTTGCTCAATAACAACACCAAATGGGTGAATGATGGGTTGCGTCGCCTTGGCAACGCTAAACAACGCCAACGTTTCCAAGGGTTACTAAAAAAATTACTGGATAAACATAATATCCCTTATATCGAAATTGAATCACCAAGCTACTTAGAGCGCTATAACCAAGTTAAAGCGATTGTAGAAAAAATATTAAACGAAGAAGAACTACCCGAACTACACACAGAACATAAAATTGAGGAGTAA
- a CDS encoding metallophosphoesterase, with the protein MILFAGDPHGSYTHLYPFVKNQKDLALIILGDLQLTNTDELDNLAKYCDLWFIHGNHDSKTTAAFESLWGSEWRTRNLHSRVVEIQGKRIAGLGGVFRGQIWMPPNKPLFLDPIHYCQYCSQEKIWRGGIPLRHRTSIFPSDIECLEQQKADILICHEAPKPHPSGFQIINSLAVKMGVSHVFHGHHHDNFDYLPLCDKTPFKVTNVGFRSLCNENGEYLLIGVDDREK; encoded by the coding sequence ATGATTTTGTTTGCAGGTGACCCGCATGGAAGTTACACGCACCTCTATCCCTTTGTTAAAAATCAGAAGGATTTGGCACTGATCATACTTGGCGATTTACAACTCACCAATACCGATGAACTAGATAATTTAGCAAAATATTGTGATCTCTGGTTTATTCATGGTAACCACGACAGTAAAACCACCGCTGCTTTTGAATCCTTGTGGGGGTCGGAATGGAGAACACGCAATTTACACAGTCGCGTAGTGGAAATTCAAGGCAAGCGCATTGCCGGACTTGGCGGCGTTTTTCGAGGACAAATTTGGATGCCGCCGAATAAACCCTTATTTTTGGATCCCATCCACTATTGTCAATATTGTTCACAAGAAAAAATCTGGCGCGGTGGCATCCCCTTAAGACATCGCACATCAATTTTTCCATCAGATATCGAATGTCTTGAACAACAAAAAGCCGATATTTTAATCTGTCATGAAGCCCCAAAACCACATCCATCTGGTTTCCAAATTATCAATTCATTGGCAGTGAAAATGGGCGTCAGTCATGTATTTCACGGTCACCACCATGATAATTTTGACTATCTCCCACTCTGCGACAAAACCCCGTTTAAAGTTACCAACGTCGGTTTCCGCAGCCTTTGTAATGAAAACGGAGAATATCTGCTGATTGGCGTGGACGATCGGGAAAAATAA